The Thermomicrobiales bacterium genome contains the following window.
ACTATGCCTCGGCCCGCGTTATTGGCCGAGCGACTTGATATACGCGATGAGCTCCTGAATGTCCGCGTCGGTGACACGGCCCTCGAACGACGGCATGATCGGCTGGAAGCCCCCGACGACCTGCGCGTTTGGCTGCAGGATCGACTCCTTGATGTAGGCATCGTCAGCCGTCACCGAAGAGCCATCACTCAGCTTGACGCTGTGGTCGTAGAGTCCCTTCCAGGTCGGTCCAACGCTGGCAGTGCCATCCACAGAGTGGCAACCGGTGCAGCCAAGGCTCTGGGCCAGTTGCTGCCCCCCGCCGCCTGCGGTCGGATTCTTCTGCTCGTTGACCCAGGCATCGAAGTCAGCCTGCGTCTGAGCCTCGACCGTGAAGCGCATGAGCGCGTGGCCGAGACCACAGAACTCCGCACACTGCCCATGGTAGGTGCCGGCCTCAGCGGCCTCCAGCCACATCCGATTCGTTCGGCCGGGGATCAGGTCGGTCTTGCCGGCCAACTGCGGCACCCAGAACGAATGGATGACATCGTTGGACTGCAGGCTAATGTCGACGATTGTCCCGGTCGGGATGTGCATTGCGTTGGTGGTCTTGACTCCAAGCTCGGGATAGGAAAACTCGAAGTAGAACTGGTGGCCGATCACGTCGACCTTGAGCGGCGCCCCCTGATCGGTCGGCGGTTCGGCGAGATCCGCAATGATCTGCAGCGTGGGGATGGCGATAAAGACAAGAACCACGGCAGGAATGATGGTCCAGATGATCTCGAGCTTCGTGTTGCCGTGCACCGGCACAGGCCGCCCATGCGCTGTGCGC
Protein-coding sequences here:
- the coxB gene encoding cytochrome c oxidase subunit II; amino-acid sequence: MVRRLQGRRPGGGHRGYLSRTLLIITLTLLTLAITACGSAPQSTLIRKGEAADRIWDVYGLIWIGAAIVFVLVEGLLVYTIIRFRRAPRTAHGRPVPVHGNTKLEIIWTIIPAVVLVFIAIPTLQIIADLAEPPTDQGAPLKVDVIGHQFYFEFSYPELGVKTTNAMHIPTGTIVDISLQSNDVIHSFWVPQLAGKTDLIPGRTNRMWLEAAEAGTYHGQCAEFCGLGHALMRFTVEAQTQADFDAWVNEQKNPTAGGGGQQLAQSLGCTGCHSVDGTASVGPTWKGLYDHSVKLSDGSSVTADDAYIKESILQPNAQVVGGFQPIMPSFEGRVTDADIQELIAYIKSLGQ